A genome region from Anastrepha obliqua isolate idAnaObli1 chromosome 4, idAnaObli1_1.0, whole genome shotgun sequence includes the following:
- the LOC129244527 gene encoding PX domain-containing protein kinase-like protein isoform X1 — translation MAIFERPFGYRHKLDDTQTIICVIETAQEINGHTAIEKSIIYDAVRREEYLLRLQRGASKENCWKILRRYNDFAELHKCLCISGIDLPMPGKRLFGNMRPGFIAERRQALQVYINAVLMNPILASSLPAKRFVDPDSYSQSFHDQAVQNAMLCLRSEGIWTLGSTLGPIGWRLRKHYFKVSPKPPEKTGNKLLVKSGSQSHQGKHFASSSSNGGGGSSSGSIDGGCLDPSELVLEWIEYGPDKYIDDKEMGGILKSLMGLQHPHIETVVYAAHNENGCIVVRRFYKQGTLKDKLCMATPKNPFLSKYGNPKGRTALTMRQVAIYGRQILEALIFIHSKGYSYGHLHAGNIVIVDDCVKLLDIENNILGVPAFYRPFFVQHSKIHSVEAIDVYSFGHVLFEMAMGYPLQESVARQITECPETLKNLLESILSKEAVRAGLPTLQALISHLFFAQHASSAAGGFSCCNEDSRRTHFKLSLNAKEFLKQAAQKTELRLRDEQKSVKNQKRIVRVQEMMSSEEEKRKSKQKAKLEHKQSKLKQQGSLQAGNGRLSLSAASGSVALAPSSSTGGDTAPFERTDSVLSMHIPRDLSTAPSLPSTDVKSPPPTPFERQHAQELQKHSASKQIISLANVERQASSPNISTDTEQGGEPTRSALLESICKFNRGSLRKVRSND, via the exons ATGGCAATATTTGAGAGACCTTTCGGTTATAGACACAAACTTGATGACACACAGACGATAATTTGCGTAATTGAAACAGCGCAGGAAATAAACGGACACACG GCTATAgaaaaatcaataatatatgACGCCGTACGACGAGAG gAGTATTTACTACGGTTACAACGTGGCGCTAGTAaagaaaattgttggaaaattttgcgTCGCTACAATGACTTCGCTGAGTTGCACAAATGCCTCTGCATTTCAGGTATTGATCTGCCCATGCCAGGCAAAAGGCTTTTCGGTAATATGCGACCAGGCTTCATAGCTGAAAGACGACAAGCACTACAGGTTTATATAAACGCAGTCCTAATGAATCCCATTTTGGCATCGTCATTGCCGGCCAAACGATTCGTCGATCCGGACAGTTACTCGCAATCCTTTCACG ACCAAGCTGTTCAAAATGCTATGCTGTGCTTACGTAGCGAAGGAATTTGGACATTGGGTAGCACACTTGGTCCAATAGGTTGGCGCTTACGGAAACACTACTTCAAAGTATCACCGAAACCACCAGAAAAGACTGGAAATAAATTACTTGTGAAAAGTGGCTCCCAATCACATCAAGGTAAACACTTTGCGTCGTCGAGCAGtaatggtggtggtggtagtaGTAGCGGCTCTATAGATGGAGGCTGTTTGGATCCATCTGAGCTAGTTTTGGAATGGATCGAATATGGGCCGGATAAATATATAGACGATAAGGAAATGGGTGGAATTTTAAAGAGCCTAATGGGCTTACAGCATCCACATATCGAGACTGTTGTGTATGCGGCACACAATGAGAACGGCTGCATAGTTGTGCGGag ATTTTACAAGCAAGGCACTTTGAAGGACAAACTTTGTATGGCCACACCAAAAAATCCATTTCTTAGCAAATACGGCAATCCAAAGGGCAGAACAGCTCTCACAATGAGGCAAGTTGCGATCTATGGGCGTCAAATACTGGAGGctttaatatttattcattctaAAGGATATTCATACG gTCACTTACACGCTGGCAACATTGTGATTGTTGATGATTGTGTTAAATTATTGGATATCGAGAACAACATTTTAGGTGTACCCGCTTTTTATCGCCCATTTTTTGTGCAGCATAGTAAAATTCATTCAGTGGAAGCCATAGATGTGTACAGTTTTGGTCATGTTCTTTTCGAAATGGCGATGGGCTATCCATTGCAAGAATCTGTAGCACGCCAGATTACTGAATGTCCTGAAACGTTAA AGAACTTATTGGAGAGCATTTTATCAAAAGAGGCGGTTAGGGCTGGTTTACCCACGCTCCAGGCACTCATCAGCCATCTGTTCTTTGCACAGCATGCCAGTAGTGCTGCTGGTGGATTTAGCTGTTGTAATGAAGATTCAAGAAGAACACATTTTAAATTGTCACTAAATGCCAAGGAGTTTTTAAAACAAGCTGCACAAAAAACCGAGTTAAGGTTACGGGACGAACAAAAATCTGTTAAAAATCAAAAGCGTATTGTACGAGTTCAAGAAATGATGAGTTCAGAGGAAGAGAaacgaaaatcaaaacaaaaagcg aAACTCGAGCATAAGCAGTCAAAACTGAAGCAACAGGGGTCACTGCAAGCGGGAAATGGACGACTATCCCTTTCTGCGGCCAGCGGTTCTGTTGCGCTCGCCCCGTCTAGTAGCACAGGCGGCGACACCGCACCCTTCGAGCGTACTGATAGCGTGTTAAGTATGCATATTCCAAGAGATTTAAGTACAGCACCTTCCTTGCCGAGTACTGATGTAAAAT cgccaccacCTACACCCTTTGAGCGACAACATGCACAGGAACTACAAAAACATTCTGCGTCAAAGCAAATAATATCTTTGGCGAATGTAGAACGGCAGGCATCATCACCAAATATTTCAACAGACACCGAACAAGGCGGTGAGCCCACCCGCTCGGCGCTCTTAGAGTCGATATGTAAATTTAACCGCGGCTCATTACGTAAAGTGCGCTCTAATGATTAG
- the LOC129244527 gene encoding PX domain-containing protein kinase-like protein isoform X2 gives MAIFERPFGYRHKLDDTQTIICVIETAQEINGHTEYLLRLQRGASKENCWKILRRYNDFAELHKCLCISGIDLPMPGKRLFGNMRPGFIAERRQALQVYINAVLMNPILASSLPAKRFVDPDSYSQSFHDQAVQNAMLCLRSEGIWTLGSTLGPIGWRLRKHYFKVSPKPPEKTGNKLLVKSGSQSHQGKHFASSSSNGGGGSSSGSIDGGCLDPSELVLEWIEYGPDKYIDDKEMGGILKSLMGLQHPHIETVVYAAHNENGCIVVRRFYKQGTLKDKLCMATPKNPFLSKYGNPKGRTALTMRQVAIYGRQILEALIFIHSKGYSYGHLHAGNIVIVDDCVKLLDIENNILGVPAFYRPFFVQHSKIHSVEAIDVYSFGHVLFEMAMGYPLQESVARQITECPETLKNLLESILSKEAVRAGLPTLQALISHLFFAQHASSAAGGFSCCNEDSRRTHFKLSLNAKEFLKQAAQKTELRLRDEQKSVKNQKRIVRVQEMMSSEEEKRKSKQKAKLEHKQSKLKQQGSLQAGNGRLSLSAASGSVALAPSSSTGGDTAPFERTDSVLSMHIPRDLSTAPSLPSTDVKSPPPTPFERQHAQELQKHSASKQIISLANVERQASSPNISTDTEQGGEPTRSALLESICKFNRGSLRKVRSND, from the exons ATGGCAATATTTGAGAGACCTTTCGGTTATAGACACAAACTTGATGACACACAGACGATAATTTGCGTAATTGAAACAGCGCAGGAAATAAACGGACACACG gAGTATTTACTACGGTTACAACGTGGCGCTAGTAaagaaaattgttggaaaattttgcgTCGCTACAATGACTTCGCTGAGTTGCACAAATGCCTCTGCATTTCAGGTATTGATCTGCCCATGCCAGGCAAAAGGCTTTTCGGTAATATGCGACCAGGCTTCATAGCTGAAAGACGACAAGCACTACAGGTTTATATAAACGCAGTCCTAATGAATCCCATTTTGGCATCGTCATTGCCGGCCAAACGATTCGTCGATCCGGACAGTTACTCGCAATCCTTTCACG ACCAAGCTGTTCAAAATGCTATGCTGTGCTTACGTAGCGAAGGAATTTGGACATTGGGTAGCACACTTGGTCCAATAGGTTGGCGCTTACGGAAACACTACTTCAAAGTATCACCGAAACCACCAGAAAAGACTGGAAATAAATTACTTGTGAAAAGTGGCTCCCAATCACATCAAGGTAAACACTTTGCGTCGTCGAGCAGtaatggtggtggtggtagtaGTAGCGGCTCTATAGATGGAGGCTGTTTGGATCCATCTGAGCTAGTTTTGGAATGGATCGAATATGGGCCGGATAAATATATAGACGATAAGGAAATGGGTGGAATTTTAAAGAGCCTAATGGGCTTACAGCATCCACATATCGAGACTGTTGTGTATGCGGCACACAATGAGAACGGCTGCATAGTTGTGCGGag ATTTTACAAGCAAGGCACTTTGAAGGACAAACTTTGTATGGCCACACCAAAAAATCCATTTCTTAGCAAATACGGCAATCCAAAGGGCAGAACAGCTCTCACAATGAGGCAAGTTGCGATCTATGGGCGTCAAATACTGGAGGctttaatatttattcattctaAAGGATATTCATACG gTCACTTACACGCTGGCAACATTGTGATTGTTGATGATTGTGTTAAATTATTGGATATCGAGAACAACATTTTAGGTGTACCCGCTTTTTATCGCCCATTTTTTGTGCAGCATAGTAAAATTCATTCAGTGGAAGCCATAGATGTGTACAGTTTTGGTCATGTTCTTTTCGAAATGGCGATGGGCTATCCATTGCAAGAATCTGTAGCACGCCAGATTACTGAATGTCCTGAAACGTTAA AGAACTTATTGGAGAGCATTTTATCAAAAGAGGCGGTTAGGGCTGGTTTACCCACGCTCCAGGCACTCATCAGCCATCTGTTCTTTGCACAGCATGCCAGTAGTGCTGCTGGTGGATTTAGCTGTTGTAATGAAGATTCAAGAAGAACACATTTTAAATTGTCACTAAATGCCAAGGAGTTTTTAAAACAAGCTGCACAAAAAACCGAGTTAAGGTTACGGGACGAACAAAAATCTGTTAAAAATCAAAAGCGTATTGTACGAGTTCAAGAAATGATGAGTTCAGAGGAAGAGAaacgaaaatcaaaacaaaaagcg aAACTCGAGCATAAGCAGTCAAAACTGAAGCAACAGGGGTCACTGCAAGCGGGAAATGGACGACTATCCCTTTCTGCGGCCAGCGGTTCTGTTGCGCTCGCCCCGTCTAGTAGCACAGGCGGCGACACCGCACCCTTCGAGCGTACTGATAGCGTGTTAAGTATGCATATTCCAAGAGATTTAAGTACAGCACCTTCCTTGCCGAGTACTGATGTAAAAT cgccaccacCTACACCCTTTGAGCGACAACATGCACAGGAACTACAAAAACATTCTGCGTCAAAGCAAATAATATCTTTGGCGAATGTAGAACGGCAGGCATCATCACCAAATATTTCAACAGACACCGAACAAGGCGGTGAGCCCACCCGCTCGGCGCTCTTAGAGTCGATATGTAAATTTAACCGCGGCTCATTACGTAAAGTGCGCTCTAATGATTAG
- the LOC129245957 gene encoding COP9 signalosome complex subunit 4: MKMTIGTSALRTQLMALANFSGTHKEQADKYRQLLVMVLNNIGSELVDTLKLFVEAIVNEHVSLVISRQILNDVSNSLCKLSDDISRQVSHFTLEKVQPRVISFEEQVAGIRQHLADIYERNQQWRDAANVLVGIPLETGQKQYPVGYKLKTYLKIASLFLKDDDSAQAEFYINRASLLQTETTDEELQVLYKKCYAHVLDYRRKFIEAAQRYNELSYRKTMSESDRMDALRSALICTVLASAGQQRSRMLATLFKDERCQQLPAYAILEKMYLDRIIRRSELKEFEALLQPHQKAITVDGSSILDRAVFEHNLLSASKLYNNITFEELGALLDIPAAKAENIASQMITEERMNGHIDQISGLVHFESREVLPQWDRQIQSLCYQVNSIIEKIAAAEPNWMTNTLDTLN, encoded by the exons ATGAAAATGACTATCGGAACAAGTGCTTTGCGTACGCAGCTAATGGCGCTTGCAAACTTCTCTGGGACGCACAAAGAGCAGGCAGACAAATACCGGCAATTGTTAGTGATGGTGCTCAATAACATCGGTAGTGAGCTGGTGGACACTCTAAAGCTCTTCGTGGAAGCTATAGTCAACGAGCATGTCAGCTTGGTAATTTCGAGACAAATTCTAAATGACGTTAGCAACTCTTTGTGTAAATTGTCCGATGATATTTCGCGACAAGTTTCTCACTTTACGTTGGAGAAAGTGCAACCGCGTGTGATATCCTTTGAAGAGCAAGTGGCCGGTATACGGCAGCATTTAGCTGATATATATGAGCGTAATCAGCAATGGCGTGATGCAGCGAATGTACTAGTCGGCATACCACTGGAGACGGGCCAAAAGCAATACCCGGTGGGTTACAAGCTCAAGACATACTTAAAAATAGCCAGCCTGTTTTTGAAGGATGATGATTCTGCGCAAGCTGAGTTTTACATAAATCGCGCCTCCTTGTTACAAACAGAGACGACTGATGAAGAGTTGCag GTGCTTTATAAAAAGTGCTACGCCCATGTGCTCGATTATCGTCGTAAATTTATTGAGGCAGCACAACGTTATAATGAATTATCCTATCGCAAGACCATGAGTGAGAGCGATCGCATGGACGCGTTAAGGAGTGCTCTTATCTGCACTGTACTAGCCTCCGCTGGTCAACAACGTTCTCGGATGCTGGCAACACTTTTCAAAGACGAACGTTGCCAACAATTGCCAGCGTATGCTATacttgaaaaaatgtatttagatcgaattataagacgctCGGAGCTTAAGGAATTTGAAGCGCTTCTGCAACCGCATCAAAAAGCAATTACAGTTGATGGGTCATCCATACTAGATCGCGCTGTATTTGAACATAACTTGCTTTCCGCTagtaaattatataataatataacattCGAGGAATTGGGCGCATTACTTGATATACCGGCTGCGAAAGCTGAAAATATTGCCTCCCAAATGATTACCGAGGAGCGAATGAATGGACACATAGATCAAATTTCGGGGCTTGTACATTTTGAAAGCCGAGAGGTGCTACCACAATGGGATCGTCAAATACAATCATTGTGCTATCAAGTAAATTCTATTATTGAGAAGATCGCAGCGGCCGAGCCGAACTGGATGACCAATACATTGGATACCTTGAACTGA